From the genome of Geminocystis herdmanii PCC 6308, one region includes:
- the tsaB gene encoding tRNA (adenosine(37)-N6)-threonylcarbamoyltransferase complex dimerization subunit type 1 TsaB: MNQGLALHTTTGELGIAIINPEGLYRFQSWDLGRDLANNLQEKLGEFLPPMQWQDLDFIAVAKGPGSFTSTRIGIVTGKTIAQQLDIPIFGISTLESLAWYHGKKILNSGFFAVEMKANTEEIFGGIYQFINEKMCLLNISIDQTYKTEEWQIIIKDYQDKYGNNFHHIITPDKLAFTTKSLLEIATIKMTNNHDYSLNNWQNLTPFYN, encoded by the coding sequence ATGAATCAAGGATTAGCTTTACATACCACCACAGGAGAATTAGGAATTGCTATTATTAATCCAGAAGGATTATATCGTTTTCAATCATGGGATTTAGGGCGAGATTTAGCTAATAATTTACAAGAAAAATTAGGGGAATTTTTACCTCCAATGCAATGGCAAGATTTAGATTTTATTGCCGTAGCAAAAGGACCGGGTAGTTTCACCAGTACTCGAATAGGTATTGTCACAGGCAAAACTATTGCTCAACAATTAGATATACCTATTTTTGGCATTTCTACCTTAGAATCTTTAGCTTGGTATCACGGAAAAAAAATCTTAAATAGTGGATTTTTCGCTGTAGAAATGAAGGCAAATACTGAAGAAATTTTCGGGGGAATTTATCAATTTATTAATGAAAAAATGTGTCTATTAAATATTTCGATCGATCAAACTTATAAAACAGAAGAATGGCAAATAATTATTAAAGATTATCAAGATAAATATGGTAATAATTTTCATCATATTATTACCCCTGATAAATTAGCTTTTACGACAAAAAGTTTATTAGAAATTGCTACTATTAAAATGACTAATAATCATGATTATAGTTTAAATAATTGGCAAAATTTAACTCCTTTTTATAACTAA
- a CDS encoding ABC transporter permease — MKIINNIIAILQKELQGYFASPLAFSIAGIFWFISGLFFVFILLSEQGIIQSVNAQEQMGSQVPIDVVYEFMQIFFGVIGSLTIFILPVLSMGLYAEERKRGTIELLATSPIFNWVVAVGKLLGVLAFFITMIMPILLYEAIAFQGATPPVNPQVVLLAHLGLILMAASILSLGMFISSLTDSTIFSAIMTFTLVIFISILDGMGNLVGGQLGEIIANFSLLKNYENFVKGIFETSTLIVFFTYIILGLFLTSQSIETLRFSRK, encoded by the coding sequence ATGAAAATAATCAATAATATCATAGCTATTTTACAAAAAGAATTACAAGGTTATTTTGCTTCTCCTTTAGCTTTTAGTATTGCAGGAATTTTCTGGTTTATTTCGGGGCTATTTTTTGTGTTTATTCTCTTGAGTGAACAGGGTATTATTCAATCAGTAAATGCTCAAGAACAAATGGGTTCTCAAGTACCTATTGATGTGGTTTATGAGTTCATGCAAATATTTTTTGGGGTGATTGGCTCATTAACTATTTTCATTTTACCCGTGTTATCTATGGGGTTATATGCAGAAGAAAGAAAACGAGGCACGATCGAACTTTTAGCGACTTCTCCTATATTTAATTGGGTGGTAGCTGTGGGTAAATTACTGGGAGTTTTAGCCTTTTTTATTACGATGATTATGCCTATTTTACTCTATGAGGCGATCGCATTTCAAGGAGCAACTCCTCCTGTTAATCCTCAAGTTGTACTATTAGCACATCTAGGCTTAATTTTAATGGCGGCTTCTATTTTATCTTTAGGAATGTTTATTTCTTCTTTGACCGATAGCACAATTTTTTCAGCTATTATGACTTTTACCCTAGTAATTTTTATCTCTATTTTAGATGGTATGGGTAATTTAGTTGGAGGACAATTAGGGGAAATAATTGCTAACTTTTCTCTGTTAAAAAACTATGAAAATTTTGTCAAGGGTATTTTTGAAACTAGCACTTTAATCGTCTTTTTTACCTATATTATTTTAGGCTTATTTTTAACTTCTCAGTCGATCGAAACTTTAAGATTTAGCCGTAAATAA
- the der gene encoding ribosome biogenesis GTPase Der, with product MMLPIVAIIGRPNVGKSALVNRLSGEQDAIVYDEPGITRDRTYRPAFWQDREFQIVDTGGLVFDDDTEFLPFIREQAQAALAEAIAAILVVDGQMGLTAGDEEIAAWLRTQNVPTVLAVNKCESEKQGLSQAAEFWNLGLGEPYPLSAIHGNGTAELLNDLIQYLPTMDEIEDTEEIKVAIIGRPNVGKSSLLNALTGENRSIVSPVSGTTRDAIDMVIERNGKAYRLIDTAGIRRKKNVDYGAEFFGINRAFKAIKRADVVLFVIDIIDGVTEQDLKLAGRIIEEGRAAVIIANKWDAVEKDSHTIYEYQKMLDDRLFFMEWAERVFVSAMTGKRVENILDLVDNAAEGHKKRVSTAVINEVIEEAVKWHSPPTTRQGKQGRIYYGTQVTSKPPTIALFVNDPKRLDNNYRRYMEKQFRQQLGFKGTPLKLLWRGKRVREGENMGGTRATKV from the coding sequence ATCATGCTCCCTATCGTTGCCATAATAGGCCGTCCGAATGTTGGTAAATCCGCTCTGGTTAATCGTTTATCTGGTGAACAAGATGCGATCGTATATGATGAACCGGGTATAACGCGCGATCGAACTTATCGTCCAGCATTTTGGCAAGATAGAGAATTTCAGATAGTCGATACTGGTGGTTTAGTCTTTGATGATGATACCGAATTTTTACCCTTTATTCGAGAACAAGCTCAAGCCGCCCTCGCTGAAGCCATAGCCGCCATACTTGTCGTAGATGGACAAATGGGATTAACCGCAGGAGATGAAGAAATTGCCGCATGGTTGCGCACTCAAAATGTGCCTACAGTATTAGCCGTCAATAAATGCGAATCAGAAAAACAAGGATTAAGCCAAGCCGCCGAGTTTTGGAATTTAGGCTTAGGTGAGCCTTATCCCCTTTCCGCCATTCATGGTAATGGTACAGCAGAACTATTAAACGATTTAATTCAATATCTCCCCACGATGGATGAGATAGAAGACACCGAAGAAATCAAAGTCGCTATCATTGGACGACCAAATGTAGGTAAATCAAGCCTTTTAAACGCTTTAACAGGGGAAAATAGATCGATCGTCAGTCCTGTTTCTGGTACAACCAGAGATGCTATTGATATGGTAATCGAAAGAAATGGTAAAGCCTATCGTCTTATCGACACCGCAGGTATTAGACGCAAAAAAAATGTCGATTATGGAGCAGAATTTTTCGGCATCAATCGAGCCTTTAAAGCTATTAAACGGGCTGATGTCGTCTTATTTGTCATCGATATTATTGACGGCGTAACCGAACAAGATTTGAAATTAGCAGGTAGAATCATCGAAGAAGGACGCGCCGCCGTTATCATTGCCAATAAATGGGATGCCGTAGAAAAAGATTCCCATACTATCTACGAATACCAGAAAATGCTGGACGATCGACTATTTTTCATGGAATGGGCAGAAAGGGTTTTCGTCTCAGCTATGACAGGTAAAAGAGTAGAAAATATCTTAGACTTAGTGGATAACGCCGCCGAAGGACATAAAAAACGAGTAAGTACTGCGGTAATTAATGAAGTGATAGAAGAAGCCGTAAAATGGCATTCTCCTCCTACCACACGTCAAGGAAAACAAGGGCGCATCTATTACGGTACACAAGTTACCTCCAAACCTCCTACTATTGCTTTATTTGTCAACGATCCCAAACGGTTAGATAATAATTATCGTCGTTATATGGAAAAACAATTCCGTCAACAGCTAGGCTTTAAAGGCACACCCTTAAAACTCCTTTGGCGTGGTAAACGTGTGCGTGAAGGAGAAAACATGGGAGGAACTCGTGCTACAAAAGTATAA
- a CDS encoding type II toxin-antitoxin system HicA family toxin, which yields MKRKDLISIIEKHGCILIRHGGKHDIFQNPNTGISQPIPRHREINERLAKKIIKDLTDN from the coding sequence ATGAAACGAAAAGATTTAATCAGCATTATCGAAAAACATGGGTGTATTTTGATTCGTCATGGAGGAAAACATGATATTTTTCAAAATCCTAATACGGGAATTTCTCAGCCCATTCCAAGACATAGAGAAATTAATGAAAGATTAGCCAAAAAAATAATTAAAGATTTGACTGACAATTAA
- a CDS encoding type II toxin-antitoxin system HicB family antitoxin, translating into MKIEYTFWQENDGKYLGYLTEYPEHWTQGETLEDLEEHLKDLYKDFSENFIPGIKKVALLEI; encoded by the coding sequence ATGAAAATAGAATATACATTTTGGCAAGAAAATGATGGTAAATATTTAGGTTATCTAACTGAATATCCAGAACATTGGACACAAGGAGAAACATTAGAAGATTTGGAAGAACATCTTAAGGATTTGTATAAGGATTTTTCTGAAAACTTTATTCCGGGTATTAAAAAAGTGGCATTATTAGAAATTTAA